A region of Longimicrobium sp. DNA encodes the following proteins:
- a CDS encoding type II toxin-antitoxin system death-on-curing family toxin — MDEPIWLSRQMIDAMHSDLIEDYGGSHGIRAGGNDLIDSALSRPMNRFAYTPGVDLADVAAAYLFGLVKNHGFIDGNKRIAFAALVTFLDLNGRWLTAPPDYAFAMVVATVEDRMSEGDVAEWIRRHWSSAAR; from the coding sequence GTGGACGAGCCGATCTGGTTGTCGCGCCAGATGATCGATGCGATGCATTCCGACCTCATCGAAGACTACGGTGGCTCTCACGGGATCCGGGCGGGCGGGAATGACCTGATCGACTCCGCCTTGAGCCGGCCGATGAACCGGTTCGCCTACACCCCTGGTGTGGACTTGGCCGATGTTGCCGCCGCGTACCTGTTCGGACTCGTGAAGAATCACGGGTTCATCGACGGTAACAAGAGAATTGCGTTTGCCGCCCTCGTAACGTTCCTCGATCTGAATGGACGGTGGCTCACAGCCCCTCCCGATTACGCTTTCGCAATGGTCGTCGCAACGGTCGAGGATCGGATGAGCGAAGGTGATGTAGCCGAGTGGATCCGGCGCCACTGGAGCAGCGCAGCACGATGA
- a CDS encoding carboxypeptidase-like regulatory domain-containing protein yields MQRRIRVLLFTIALSLTTTRLSPQTVGGTVVERATGEPVQGAVVALVDSLERRRDAVLSDGQGQYSLQAPAPGTYRVRAERVGYAAAASPSLALEVGEQVTQQLSMSPEHVTLDAVVARGVPRACTIRPENGEQAARVWDEARKALDATHLGGRAGAYEFRVRLFRRTLALPRLTIVDSTSIIQSGYSRQPFATHAERLVTHGYMEVEGDSIVFRAPDAPTLLSDAFLDHHCFSLVRGRGTEAGMVGLAFAPLRGRRLPDVQGTLWLDGQTGHLRYLEYTYTRLPFASSDARLGGRVDFVQLPEGGWIVSRWRIRMPVMERKNPRAQPIVKALVESGGEVLGVRTGRGARVPLRTASVGPNGGGVRTTSVHAPPERLHREMLERVPVAFCNLVRARDGLRNVGIAGGDQDPGIRIDREHLVSRLDLVTVEHRLGQRGQSRASDLVERDLLMHRGLLRV; encoded by the coding sequence ATGCAACGTCGCATACGCGTGCTGCTCTTCACCATCGCTCTCTCCCTCACCACCACCCGGCTGTCCCCGCAAACCGTCGGCGGCACCGTCGTGGAGCGGGCGACAGGTGAGCCGGTCCAGGGTGCGGTGGTGGCGCTGGTCGACTCACTGGAAAGGCGCCGGGACGCCGTGCTCAGCGATGGGCAGGGGCAGTACAGCCTGCAGGCTCCGGCGCCGGGAACCTACCGCGTTCGCGCCGAGCGGGTCGGGTACGCGGCCGCCGCCTCGCCCTCGCTGGCACTGGAGGTTGGGGAGCAGGTAACGCAGCAGCTGTCGATGTCGCCGGAGCACGTGACGCTGGATGCGGTGGTCGCGCGGGGGGTGCCGCGGGCGTGCACCATCCGCCCCGAGAACGGCGAGCAGGCGGCGCGCGTGTGGGACGAAGCACGGAAAGCGCTCGACGCCACCCACCTCGGTGGCAGGGCTGGCGCGTACGAGTTCCGGGTGCGGCTGTTTCGGCGGACGCTGGCCCTGCCCCGGCTTACGATCGTCGATTCCACCTCGATCATCCAGTCGGGGTACAGCCGCCAGCCGTTCGCGACACACGCGGAGCGGCTGGTAACGCACGGCTACATGGAAGTCGAGGGCGATTCCATCGTGTTCCGCGCCCCGGACGCGCCCACGCTGCTCTCCGATGCTTTTCTGGACCACCACTGCTTCAGCCTGGTCCGGGGCCGCGGCACCGAGGCGGGGATGGTGGGGCTGGCGTTCGCTCCCCTGCGCGGCAGACGGCTTCCGGACGTGCAGGGAACGCTGTGGCTCGACGGGCAGACGGGGCACCTGCGCTACCTGGAGTACACCTACACCCGGCTGCCCTTCGCCAGCTCCGACGCCCGGCTGGGCGGGCGCGTGGACTTCGTGCAGCTGCCCGAGGGCGGATGGATCGTAAGCCGGTGGCGGATCCGGATGCCGGTCATGGAGAGGAAAAACCCGCGCGCGCAGCCCATCGTCAAAGCGTTGGTGGAGAGCGGGGGCGAGGTGCTGGGTGTCCGCACGGGCCGAGGAGCCCGCGTACCCCTGCGGACGGCGAGCGTCGGGCCGAACGGGGGTGGCGTGCGAACCACCTCGGTTCACGCCCCGCCAGAACGTTTACACCGCGAGATGCTTGAGCGCGTGCCGGTAGCGTTCTGTAATCTCGTCAGAGCTCGCGATGGCCTCCGCAACGTCGGGATCGCCGGTGGTGATCAGGATCCCGGCATTCGTATCGACCGCGAACACCTTGTCTCCAGGCTTGATCTGGTGACGGTCGAGCATCGCTTGGGGCAGCGGGGCCAAAGTAGAGCTTCCGACCTTGTGGAGCGTGATCTC